From Pleurocapsa sp. PCC 7319:
TTCTTCATTCACTTCATCAGAGTGAAACATGGCAATATTAATATCGTTTTCATAACGCAGAATCGCATTATCAATCACTCCCTCTAGTTCATCTGCCATCACTTCATGAGTATCGAGTAGTTCAATTGGAATTGATGAATCATTTTGTTTGGGAGTTTTGTAAGGCAGTAAAACGCGATCGCCTACTTCTTTTTCTTCATTGAGGACTACCGCAAAGTTATCATCATGCCAGCCTTGTGCGACTATACGACCGTCACGCTTTTCAATTTTGAGGTTTTCCCCTACAGATTTAATTTTTTCACAGGCTGCTTTGAGGGAAGCTAAAGCTTCACCCCCTTCATCTCGCTTGAGGATTTCAGTATCTAAGACTGCTTTAACTGCTTGACGCAAGAGACGAATATGACATTCTGCCGCGAGTTGATGACTGACACAAATAAAAATAGCTGGCGCACTACGGGGCGATCGCGATAGCAAGAGTTTTTCTACCAAAGCAAACATATTATCCCGCGAGCAGTTGGGTTTAGTCCATTGAGCTGAATCGTGAACCGAAGGTTTCCCTCCTTCTAATACCACTGCCATACTAGAACTGATTATCGGTACTACTTTGTTTAAATCGAATGTGCCTGTAGACCAAACTGGAAATAAAATCGAGTCACAGTCAGCGATCTTTTGTGCCATAAAAGCGACATTTTTAGAAGCTCTTACTTCTTCTCCAAGATCATTCATCCCCACGTGTTCCCAAGGCTCAATGATCGAAATGGCATTGCGAAATAAATTGGGACATTGTGCCAGAAAATTTAAGTCAGATTCAGAGGCGATCGTTTTTTCTAACGGTTGAGCATAACCCCATTCAAACTGACCATCTTCAGAAAATAACTCTTTTTCTGGTAACGGATCTGCCGAGTCTCGATCGGTTAAAAAGCGACCCAACAAAATATGTACCGACTCTACATCCGAACCACTATCTTCAATGTAGCCAGGAGTCAAACGCCACGTAGGAGACAATAATTGCTGATTTTCCAAGGCAACTGATGATATTGAAGTCATGACAATATTGACGGAATTTATTGGTTTTGTAGCTTGATTGAGAAATTACGAAGTACTGCTAAAATGAGCAGTTAATAAAAGCTATTTAACTATAATAGTTGTTGGGCGTTAAACGAACAAGATTCGTTATTGTCTTCATAGTTTGTCAATAAAAATAGAAGATTAAATACTGGCTGAGGAGCTGAACTGAATGACAACTTTACTCAATATTGCTGCTGAGAGTCTGGCTGAATTTGAGCGTGTTTATCAAGTTTTTGATGCCAATGGAGATGGAGTATTAACCCGCGCAGAAATTATGGAAGCCTTAGAGGTTTTAGGACGTGGAATAGCAGCGAGCGATCGCCAGAAATTATTAAACCGCATCAATTATGATGGTGTTCTCCCTCGCGATACTTAAAATAACTATAGATGCCCTACGTAGTTTTAAGAAGATTTTGCTGCAATATGCCAAGGTAGCTGAAGTATCTTCCATTGCATTAATTGAAGTCGATTCCGATTTAGGTGCAGGCAAGCGAGGCGCATCAAAAAGGAATTGAGTTTCTGAAAGAAGTGGCGATCGCTAAACAAACTGCCCGAATGCGAGCCGAAAACGGTATTGTTAGTTTAGATAACCGCAGCGTACAAAACGAGAATCATGCCCTTAAAGGCTCAAAACTGTATACTCACGCTAAATATATCGATGCTATTTACAAAGTATTTGAGCGCACTACCAATATAGTGGCATCTACCCTAAAAGATGGCTTGTTTCCCTTGGTGCTAGGAGGAGATCATTCAACAGCTGCGGGGACAATCGCTGGAATCAAAAAAGCATTTCCCGAGCGCCGTCTCGGTGTGGTTTGGATTGATGCTCATGCCGATATTCATTCCCCATATACGACCCCGTCAGGGAATATGCATGGTATGCCCTTGGCTGTGGCTACAGATAACTATAATTTAGCCAATCAAATTAACCATCTCGATGCAGAAACTTCTAAACTCTGGGAAATGAATAATTGATGAACTTTAGACTTATCCAAAAGCTTAAAGCTTAAAGCTTAGAGCTTAAAAAATGAAAAATCAATCTTTACCATTACAAGAAATAATTTCTCGGATTGTTGCCCCTGATTTAACTTGAGCATTGTTTCAGTAAAGTAAGTAAAATATTGCCCGCTTACTTAAATCACTTTTAAAAAATCTTTTTTAATTACAGCAGGGCTTTCGGTGAAGGCACGATTGATAAATTCAAGAAAATTATCTGCTTCAATTTTGGGCAATAATCGACTGAATCTAATTTCCTGATAATCGTTATAGTTTAACAAGTAAAAAGTAATTTTATTCTTTTTCCAGATCCACAGTTCGGGAATACCAATATTTTTATAACTTGCTTTCAGCTCGTCAATATCGCCACTGCTAAAAATTACTTCAACTACTAAATCTGGCTGAGACTTTCTGGTTTGAAAACTATATGCTATGTCTGGTTCTCTTCCCGCTTGACCTGTTAATTCTAGTCTTGTTTGTCGAAAAGGGAATTCTAAAAGCTCATATTTATCGCAATAAGCAAGAATCAGACGATCAATTACAGAGGCAATGATTTCATGGTTTAATCCTGGTGACACGATAAAAATTTCTCCCTGAAAATATGAGACTCGATACCCTGGATATTCTTCAGAATTAAAATTTTGATAATCTTGCCATGTTGCTCCAGTAATCGTTAATACCCTATCTTCTCGAAGGAATTTTTCACGATTAATTGGTAAATCTGGAGATATTAACATTTATTTCGATTTTAAATTTAACTGTAACTATAGCAATACGAACTTTTATTAGGACACTCATTACTCGTTACTCGTTACTCGTTACTTACGAGCAATCAAATAAACTTGTCCTAACGTAACTTTGTACGGCTATATTAGTTATTTTACTGCTCAAAAATCTAAATTGAATTAATTTATTGGCTCTAAAAGTCGACACTTCTGAGCTGGTTCACCCTGTATAAATAACTGTTGACTATCGTAGTAACTAACGTTTTTTTGATTATCTGGTAGAAAAGGTCGCAGATCGGCGATCGCCTTAAAGGCAGCAATTACGTGAGAATCGTTAAAACATCGCGAACCATTGAGATACTCTAATCTTCCTTCGCGCCCGCCAAGATAGTTAGGAGCTAAATTCATCAACATGAGTTCTGCCGCTGCCCAGGAATCTGCCGAACCATTGGCAAAAGGAATATAACCGTTATCTTTCAAGATTTGGGCAACGCTGAGTAATTCTGCCCAATTCTGAGGAATTTCTAAGTTTAATTGCTCAAATAAATCAAGATTGTAATAGATGCCATGAGATACAGCCATCACTGGCACACCGTAAATATTTCCTTGTTCGGTTGTCCAAGGCTCAAGAACCTCTGAAGTGTAGTTCTCCTTTAATCCTGGTAAATCAGTCAATATGGCTAATTCTCTAGTGTCAAATAGTCTTTGAGAAAAAGAAAAAGAACGTAAATAAAATATATCTGGAGCTGTACTAGCTTTGAGTCGATCTTCTAGAACTTTATTGTATAGTTTGGTTTGAACAGGCAAAAATTTGATATTTATATTGGGATACCTAGCCTTAAAAGCTGCTAATATCTTACTCATTTGTAATTCATCATCGGTA
This genomic window contains:
- a CDS encoding arginase family protein encodes the protein MQASEAHQKGIEFLKEVAIAKQTARMRAENGIVSLDNRSVQNENHALKGSKLYTHAKYIDAIYKVFERTTNIVASTLKDGLFPLVLGGDHSTAAGTIAGIKKAFPERRLGVVWIDAHADIHSPYTTPSGNMHGMPLAVATDNYNLANQINHLDAETSKLWEMNN
- a CDS encoding Uma2 family endonuclease is translated as MLISPDLPINREKFLREDRVLTITGATWQDYQNFNSEEYPGYRVSYFQGEIFIVSPGLNHEIIASVIDRLILAYCDKYELLEFPFRQTRLELTGQAGREPDIAYSFQTRKSQPDLVVEVIFSSGDIDELKASYKNIGIPELWIWKKNKITFYLLNYNDYQEIRFSRLLPKIEADNFLEFINRAFTESPAVIKKDFLKVI